From Salipiger profundus, a single genomic window includes:
- the hypA gene encoding hydrogenase maturation nickel metallochaperone HypA gives MHEMSLCEGIRRVVEQAAASEEIARVTRVRLEIGRFAGVEKPALEFAWEIVMRGSKAEGAALDMIDLPGRALCYDCMETVEIDHRLDPCPRCGGGKLMPDGGDEMRIKDMEVI, from the coding sequence ATGCATGAGATGTCGCTTTGCGAAGGCATCCGCCGGGTGGTCGAGCAGGCCGCCGCGTCGGAGGAGATCGCCCGGGTGACCCGCGTGCGGCTCGAAATCGGGCGGTTCGCCGGCGTCGAGAAGCCGGCGCTGGAATTCGCATGGGAGATCGTCATGCGCGGGTCCAAGGCCGAGGGCGCCGCGCTCGACATGATCGATTTGCCGGGCCGCGCCCTGTGCTACGACTGCATGGAGACGGTCGAGATCGATCACAGGCTCGACCCCTGCCCACGCTGCGGCGGCGGCAAGCTGATGCCCGACGGGGGCGACGAAATGAGGATCAAGGACATGGAGGTCATCTGA
- a CDS encoding HyaD/HybD family hydrogenase maturation endopeptidase, whose product MTRQALILGIGNVLWADEGFGVRCVEHLAETLSYGADVTVLDGGTQGLYLLPFLEAADVMVVFDAVDYGLAPGTMKVVEGDAVPRFMGAKKMSLHQTGFQDVIATAQLMGYCPGELLLVGCQPEELEDYGGGLRPQIAARIPEAVRIGREWLAARGIHATEGRTQTDALADASIRQRAYEDGRPSEDEACRTGDARFFPGAA is encoded by the coding sequence ATGACACGACAGGCACTCATTCTCGGCATCGGAAACGTGCTCTGGGCAGACGAGGGCTTTGGCGTGCGCTGCGTCGAGCATCTTGCCGAAACCCTTTCCTACGGCGCCGACGTGACCGTTCTCGATGGCGGCACGCAGGGGCTCTACCTGCTGCCCTTCCTCGAGGCCGCCGACGTGATGGTCGTCTTCGACGCGGTCGACTACGGGCTCGCCCCGGGCACGATGAAGGTGGTCGAGGGCGACGCGGTGCCGCGCTTCATGGGCGCGAAGAAGATGTCGCTGCACCAGACCGGCTTCCAGGACGTGATCGCGACCGCGCAGCTCATGGGTTACTGCCCCGGTGAGCTGCTTCTGGTCGGCTGCCAGCCCGAGGAGCTCGAGGATTACGGCGGCGGCTTGCGGCCGCAGATCGCCGCCCGCATTCCCGAGGCGGTGCGCATCGGCCGGGAGTGGCTGGCCGCGCGCGGCATCCATGCGACCGAAGGGCGGACGCAGACCGACGCGCTCGCCGATGCCTCGATCCGCCAGCGCGCCTACGAGGACGGTCGCCCTTCCGAGGACGAGGCCTGCCGCACCGGCGACGCCCGGTTCTTCCCGGGAGCGGCCTGA
- a CDS encoding hydrogenase accessory protein, which translates to MAHPLIDRLVTDFGWPRLATMADVAAFTEAPGAHCLFVPGDPKRNLESADVAVILPELHMAFQRAFDCALVDDAIEAALRERTGVLKTPSLIFFRDGVCLGGIPKVRDWDDYMARVPQILNAIPAPAA; encoded by the coding sequence ATGGCACACCCCCTGATCGACCGGCTCGTGACCGACTTCGGCTGGCCCCGGCTTGCCACCATGGCCGACGTCGCGGCCTTCACCGAGGCGCCGGGCGCGCATTGCCTGTTCGTGCCGGGCGACCCGAAGCGCAATCTCGAGAGCGCCGACGTCGCGGTGATCCTGCCGGAACTGCACATGGCCTTTCAGCGCGCCTTTGACTGCGCGCTGGTCGATGATGCCATCGAGGCCGCGCTGCGCGAGCGCACCGGCGTGCTCAAGACACCGTCGCTGATCTTCTTCCGCGACGGCGTCTGCCTCGGCGGCATTCCCAAGGTGCGCGACTGGGACGACTACATGGCCCGCGTCCCGCAGATCCTCAACGCAATCCCCGCCCCGGCGGCCTGA
- the hypB gene encoding hydrogenase nickel incorporation protein HypB produces MCTVCGCGDGKIEGHDHHHPHAHGHHHHHHGGHGDLHFGHGAAGVAVGNMSQERLIEIETGILSENDRYAQANRQQLTAMGVYALNLVSSPGSGKTTLLCATIRAMGGGCAVIEGDQQTTNDADRIRETGAPAIQVNTGKGCHLDGHMVGHALDHLHLHAGGTLFIENVGNLVCPASFDLGEDAKVAILSVTEGEDKPLKYPDMFTAAKIALLNKVDLAPHCDVDLDLYEANLRRVNPTIEIIRVSARTGEGLDAWTSWLRSEAAAKTAPRAAE; encoded by the coding sequence ATGTGCACGGTTTGCGGCTGCGGAGACGGCAAGATCGAGGGGCATGATCACCATCATCCCCATGCGCATGGCCATCACCATCATCACCACGGAGGGCATGGCGATCTTCACTTCGGCCATGGCGCCGCCGGGGTCGCGGTCGGCAACATGAGCCAGGAGCGGCTGATCGAGATCGAGACCGGCATCCTGTCGGAGAACGACCGCTACGCGCAGGCCAACCGGCAGCAGCTCACCGCGATGGGGGTCTACGCGCTGAACCTCGTCAGCTCGCCCGGCTCGGGCAAGACGACGCTGCTTTGTGCCACCATCCGCGCCATGGGCGGCGGCTGCGCGGTGATCGAGGGCGACCAGCAGACCACCAACGACGCCGACCGCATCCGCGAGACCGGCGCCCCTGCGATCCAGGTCAACACCGGCAAGGGCTGCCATCTCGACGGGCACATGGTCGGCCACGCGCTCGACCACCTGCACCTGCACGCCGGCGGCACGCTGTTCATCGAGAACGTCGGCAACCTCGTCTGCCCGGCGTCCTTCGATCTGGGCGAGGATGCGAAGGTGGCGATCCTCTCGGTCACCGAGGGCGAGGACAAGCCGCTGAAATACCCCGACATGTTCACCGCCGCGAAGATCGCGCTTCTGAACAAGGTCGATCTCGCGCCGCATTGCGACGTGGACCTCGACCTTTACGAAGCGAACCTGCGACGGGTGAACCCGACCATCGAGATCATCCGCGTCTCGGCCCGCACCGGCGAGGGGCTCGACGCGTGGACCTCCTGGCTGCGCTCGGAGGCTGCCGCGAAGACGGCCCCGAGGGCCGCGGAGTGA
- a CDS encoding hydrogenase expression/formation protein HupK, with the protein MLAVPVRPLPRLVARPVPALPVAALVVGRPVGEVEALLPRLFNLCSGAQKAAFSAALGGHASVAESRADVLRDHLLKFHATWPSLLGIAPQTLPTKWKQGGLSLLSWLFGPSAAPPATPDAFAAFLCHRDNPLAQVLAMIADRFAPGEAVSGLLPEVTPETIWAQGALENSVAARHAGHPVMRSIEARHGRGPLWRASARLYDIEAVSKGRLPAVTRGAGWAMVPATRGTYAMRLSVSGEGRVTAFERVTPTDALLAPGGILDDSLATLPPQKSVLAPLLLDILDPCAPVQLEETEDA; encoded by the coding sequence ATGCTTGCCGTGCCGGTGCGCCCCCTGCCGCGCCTCGTAGCGCGCCCGGTGCCGGCACTGCCGGTGGCGGCGCTGGTGGTGGGGCGCCCGGTCGGCGAGGTCGAGGCGCTGCTGCCCCGGCTCTTCAATCTTTGCAGCGGAGCCCAGAAGGCGGCCTTTTCGGCGGCGCTGGGGGGACATGCGTCGGTCGCGGAGAGCCGCGCCGACGTCTTGCGCGATCACCTGCTGAAGTTTCATGCGACCTGGCCGAGCCTGCTCGGCATCGCGCCGCAGACTTTGCCGACGAAATGGAAGCAGGGCGGCCTGTCGCTGCTGTCCTGGCTCTTCGGCCCATCCGCCGCGCCGCCCGCGACGCCGGATGCATTCGCGGCCTTCCTTTGCCACAGGGACAATCCGCTGGCCCAGGTGCTGGCAATGATCGCCGACCGGTTCGCCCCGGGTGAGGCGGTCTCGGGGCTGCTGCCCGAGGTGACGCCCGAGACCATCTGGGCGCAGGGCGCGCTCGAGAACTCGGTCGCGGCCCGCCATGCCGGTCACCCGGTGATGCGGTCGATCGAGGCGCGCCACGGGCGCGGCCCGCTGTGGCGCGCCTCGGCGCGGCTCTACGACATAGAGGCGGTCTCGAAGGGGCGGCTTCCCGCCGTGACGCGCGGGGCGGGATGGGCGATGGTGCCCGCTACCCGCGGCACCTATGCCATGCGGCTCTCGGTCTCGGGCGAGGGCCGGGTGACGGCGTTCGAACGGGTCACGCCGACGGATGCGCTGCTGGCGCCGGGCGGCATTCTCGACGACAGCCTCGCGACGCTTCCGCCGCAGAAATCCGTGCTTGCCCCGCTGCTTCTCGATATCCTCGATCCATGCGCCCCGGTGCAGCTGGAGGAAACGGAAGATGCATGA
- a CDS encoding HupE/UreJ family protein — protein MKKIALSTALTLVAAPALAHTGHGATSGLVAGLTHPILGADHLMAMVAVGLWSGFALPNRAWSGATAFLGAMTVGAALSWGGVHLPMVEGFITLSVLAFGLLTVFAHPGQSRLASGLTLAAIAGFGAFHGHAHATEAAGNAAAYLGGFLAATAALHLVGVALARSVATGRFARLIQGGMGAAVSLGGLALLAG, from the coding sequence ATGAAAAAGATCGCACTTTCCACCGCACTCACCCTCGTCGCCGCACCCGCGCTGGCCCACACCGGCCACGGCGCGACCTCGGGGCTCGTGGCGGGCCTGACGCACCCGATCCTCGGGGCGGATCACCTGATGGCGATGGTCGCCGTCGGCCTGTGGTCGGGCTTCGCCCTGCCGAACCGCGCATGGTCGGGGGCGACGGCCTTCCTCGGGGCGATGACCGTGGGCGCGGCCCTGTCCTGGGGCGGGGTTCACCTGCCGATGGTCGAGGGCTTCATCACCCTCTCGGTGCTGGCCTTCGGCCTGCTGACCGTCTTTGCCCATCCCGGCCAGTCCCGGCTGGCATCGGGGCTGACGCTGGCGGCCATCGCGGGCTTCGGCGCCTTCCACGGCCACGCCCATGCCACCGAGGCGGCGGGCAACGCCGCAGCCTACCTCGGCGGCTTCCTCGCCGCGACCGCCGCGCTGCACCTCGTGGGCGTCGCCCTGGCGCGCTCCGTCGCCACGGGCCGCTTCGCGCGTCTCATCCAGGGCGGGATGGGGGCCGCCGTTTCGCTGGGCGGCCTCGCCCTGCTTGCGGGGTAG
- a CDS encoding sigma-54-dependent transcriptional regulator — translation MAAPSLPTVLVVDDEPFSVASMRMALEDDFHVLEATSADEAWRLLEENWVQVVVSDQRMPGRTGVELLSDVRGRWPETVRIIVTGYTESSDMIEAINAAGIYQFITKPWHPEQFLMAVRNAARLFELSRDHERMSLEMRYLGSTAAQKLQARRAQAQEAGGFDKVLRGVDSPLNPTIALARQFASFEVPVLITGEAGTGKTDIARAMHYGSLRSDRPFYQVNCAGMSDDLLAVELFGAKRGAVPGAVQARAGLLQKADRGTLLLNGVDALSPAMQLQLLHVMTEGSFQPLGGNETLTTSARLLFGAHRDLRGLVAAGQFRSDLFFEMAVTELSVPPLRGRAADLPMLAERLLHEAAEAHGKPVRGLSKPALDFLVAHDWPGNLPELRNEVTRMLILAQDMVLGPELISRHILQAGHSDRCEGAVIGTDLCTLEGTLKDRVELMEMRILGETLTRLKWNKSKAAAELGLSRVGLRAKLDRYGIEPHASVAEEE, via the coding sequence ATGGCGGCCCCCAGTCTCCCCACCGTGCTCGTCGTCGATGACGAGCCGTTCTCGGTCGCCTCTATGCGGATGGCGCTCGAGGACGATTTCCACGTGCTCGAGGCGACCTCCGCCGACGAGGCGTGGCGGCTGCTGGAGGAGAACTGGGTGCAGGTTGTGGTCTCGGACCAGCGGATGCCGGGTCGGACCGGGGTCGAGCTGCTGTCGGACGTGCGCGGTCGCTGGCCCGAGACGGTGCGCATCATCGTCACCGGCTACACCGAAAGCAGCGACATGATCGAGGCGATCAACGCGGCGGGCATCTACCAGTTCATCACCAAGCCATGGCATCCCGAGCAGTTCCTGATGGCGGTGCGCAACGCGGCCCGGCTCTTCGAGCTGAGCCGCGATCACGAGCGCATGTCGCTGGAGATGCGCTACCTCGGCTCGACCGCGGCGCAGAAGCTGCAGGCCCGCCGTGCGCAGGCGCAGGAGGCCGGAGGCTTCGACAAGGTGCTGCGCGGCGTCGACAGCCCGCTGAACCCGACCATCGCGCTGGCGCGGCAGTTCGCCAGCTTCGAGGTGCCGGTGCTGATCACCGGCGAGGCGGGCACCGGCAAGACCGACATCGCGCGGGCAATGCACTACGGCTCGTTGCGCAGCGACCGGCCGTTCTACCAGGTCAACTGCGCTGGCATGTCCGACGATCTGCTGGCGGTCGAGCTGTTCGGCGCCAAGCGCGGGGCGGTGCCCGGCGCGGTGCAGGCAAGGGCGGGTCTGCTACAGAAGGCCGACCGGGGCACGCTGCTGCTCAACGGCGTCGACGCGCTCAGCCCGGCGATGCAGCTGCAACTGCTGCACGTGATGACCGAGGGCAGCTTTCAGCCGCTCGGCGGCAACGAGACGCTGACCACCTCGGCCCGGCTGCTGTTCGGCGCGCATCGCGACCTGCGCGGCCTCGTGGCGGCGGGGCAGTTCCGCAGCGACCTGTTCTTCGAGATGGCCGTGACCGAGCTCTCCGTGCCGCCGCTGCGTGGGCGGGCCGCCGACCTGCCGATGCTGGCCGAGCGGCTGCTGCACGAAGCCGCCGAGGCGCATGGCAAGCCGGTGCGGGGCCTGTCGAAACCGGCGCTGGACTTCCTTGTCGCGCACGACTGGCCGGGCAACCTGCCCGAGCTGCGCAACGAGGTGACGCGGATGCTGATCCTCGCGCAGGACATGGTACTCGGGCCGGAGCTGATCTCGCGGCACATTCTTCAGGCCGGCCACTCCGACCGTTGCGAGGGCGCGGTGATCGGCACCGACCTCTGCACCCTCGAGGGCACGCTGAAGGACCGGGTCGAGCTGATGGAGATGCGCATCCTCGGCGAGACCCTGACCCGTTTGAAATGGAACAAGTCGAAGGCGGCGGCAGAGCTCGGCCTCTCGCGCGTCGGCCTTCGGGCAAAGCTGGACCGCTACGGCATCGAGCCGCACGCGTCCGTTGCGGAGGAGGAGTAA
- the hybE gene encoding [NiFe]-hydrogenase assembly chaperone HybE yields MSFEGSYLGANDRISEQAIMECKICWTPYEPAEGDDTRQVEPGTPFAALPEDWSCPNCSAPKEQFMVLEDPGAADLLEANRIAAVTARLVADFREVYHAKMRDVPIVNKTLQVEAVGFTRHGDHLLGVLVSPWFMNLVLLPDAGQDWSGLVAGDKEVISFPSGDYEFIHNTRELTGGYKACSLFSPMHEFTRQKDATDVARAVMQALFQEEHRADTDRAADIRASREEALAAAEEAVRADAEAETDAEPSRRAVITGGLSHPAEAG; encoded by the coding sequence ATGAGTTTCGAGGGCAGCTATCTCGGCGCGAACGACCGGATCTCGGAGCAGGCGATCATGGAGTGCAAGATCTGCTGGACTCCCTACGAGCCGGCCGAGGGCGACGATACCCGGCAGGTCGAGCCCGGCACGCCCTTCGCGGCCCTGCCCGAGGACTGGTCCTGTCCCAACTGCTCGGCCCCGAAGGAGCAGTTCATGGTGCTCGAGGACCCGGGCGCGGCGGACCTGCTCGAGGCAAACCGGATCGCCGCCGTCACCGCGCGGCTGGTGGCCGACTTCCGCGAGGTCTACCACGCCAAGATGCGCGACGTGCCCATCGTCAACAAGACGCTGCAGGTCGAGGCGGTGGGCTTCACCCGGCACGGCGACCACCTGCTCGGGGTGCTGGTAAGCCCTTGGTTCATGAACCTCGTCCTGCTGCCCGACGCGGGTCAGGACTGGTCCGGCCTCGTCGCCGGCGACAAGGAGGTGATTTCCTTCCCCTCCGGCGACTACGAGTTCATCCACAACACCCGCGAGCTCACCGGCGGCTACAAGGCGTGTTCGCTGTTCTCGCCGATGCACGAGTTCACCCGCCAGAAGGATGCGACCGACGTCGCCCGCGCGGTCATGCAGGCGCTGTTCCAGGAAGAGCACCGCGCGGACACCGACCGGGCCGCAGACATCCGGGCCTCGCGCGAGGAGGCACTGGCCGCGGCGGAAGAGGCCGTGCGCGCCGACGCCGAGGCAGAGACGGACGCGGAGCCCAGCCGCCGGGCGGTCATCACCGGGGGCCTGTCGCATCCGGCGGAGGCCGGCTGA
- a CDS encoding hydrogenase expression/formation protein, which yields MVSNFHLPPTGYGPGSQPEDDDLQYMSLPQDMRTFSPRIPEVDDTDALAPAMALMTQVAKAADRVALGGAPEQFDLFGLDPANRRLVAETMGEGEVAMKIRGLPSLHAQESVFAGIWMLHGAGRDVIEVASAPQDARTRAFEPFRPGNADAPGAGVVNAPPLLVELRDKSASFPQTRELHVVNLSLLPHTEADLAWLDARLGVGSTDILSRGYGNCRVTATATPHVWRVQFYNSMDQLILDTFEVTEMPEVALAAAEDLMDSAERLREVLEAIA from the coding sequence ATGGTCAGCAACTTCCACCTTCCGCCCACGGGCTACGGCCCGGGATCGCAGCCCGAGGACGACGACCTGCAATACATGTCGTTGCCGCAGGACATGCGCACCTTCTCGCCACGGATTCCCGAAGTCGACGACACGGATGCGCTCGCTCCGGCGATGGCGCTGATGACGCAAGTGGCCAAGGCCGCCGACCGTGTCGCGCTGGGCGGGGCGCCCGAGCAGTTCGATCTCTTCGGGCTGGACCCGGCCAATCGCCGGCTCGTCGCAGAGACCATGGGCGAGGGCGAGGTTGCCATGAAGATCCGTGGCCTGCCGTCGCTGCACGCGCAGGAATCGGTGTTCGCCGGGATCTGGATGCTGCACGGGGCCGGGCGCGACGTGATCGAGGTGGCAAGCGCTCCGCAGGACGCCCGCACCCGTGCGTTCGAGCCGTTCCGCCCGGGCAACGCCGATGCTCCTGGTGCCGGTGTCGTCAACGCGCCGCCGCTGCTCGTCGAGCTTCGCGACAAGTCGGCCTCCTTCCCGCAGACGCGGGAGCTGCACGTGGTGAACCTCAGCCTGCTGCCGCACACCGAGGCCGACCTCGCATGGCTCGATGCGCGGCTCGGCGTGGGCTCGACCGACATCCTGTCGCGCGGCTACGGCAACTGCCGGGTCACGGCCACGGCCACGCCGCATGTCTGGCGAGTGCAGTTCTACAACTCGATGGACCAGCTCATTCTCGATACCTTCGAGGTCACCGAAATGCCCGAGGTCGCGCTCGCCGCCGCCGAGGACCTGATGGACAGCGCCGAACGGCTGCGCGAAGTGCTGGAGGCCATCGCATGA
- the cybH gene encoding Ni/Fe-hydrogenase, b-type cytochrome subunit, whose product MRDQTIHTPTPGVEPLPSARLTGDATAEDIESIRRRTSVFVYEWPVRLWHWVNAALIMTLIGTGWLIASPLPTMNFAEATFQFVMGYNRFIHFAAGQLLTVAFAARIYWAFVGNHHAKQLFYVPVWKKAWWKEVFHELRWYAFLEDVPKKYVGHNPLAQVAMFFFMTVGITFMLLTGWALYAEGAGQGSLPDLAMGWLIALVGNTQVLHSIHHLGMWFIVIFMMIHIYAAIREDIMSRQSMVSTMISGHRTFKDDLPE is encoded by the coding sequence ATGCGCGACCAGACCATCCACACCCCGACCCCGGGCGTCGAGCCGCTGCCGAGCGCGCGGCTCACCGGCGACGCGACGGCGGAGGACATCGAGTCGATCCGCCGCCGCACCTCGGTCTTCGTCTACGAATGGCCCGTGCGCCTCTGGCACTGGGTGAACGCGGCTCTGATCATGACGCTGATCGGCACCGGCTGGCTCATCGCCTCGCCGCTGCCGACGATGAATTTCGCCGAGGCGACGTTCCAGTTCGTGATGGGCTACAACCGCTTCATCCACTTCGCCGCCGGCCAGCTTCTGACCGTGGCCTTCGCGGCGCGGATCTACTGGGCGTTCGTGGGCAACCACCACGCCAAGCAGCTGTTCTACGTGCCGGTCTGGAAAAAGGCCTGGTGGAAGGAGGTCTTCCACGAACTGCGCTGGTATGCCTTCCTCGAGGACGTGCCGAAGAAATACGTGGGCCACAACCCGCTTGCGCAGGTCGCCATGTTCTTCTTCATGACGGTCGGGATCACCTTCATGCTGCTGACCGGATGGGCGCTTTACGCGGAAGGCGCGGGGCAGGGCTCGCTGCCCGATCTCGCGATGGGATGGCTGATCGCACTGGTGGGCAACACTCAGGTGCTGCATTCGATCCACCACCTTGGCATGTGGTTCATCGTGATCTTCATGATGATCCACATCTACGCCGCCATCCGCGAGGATATCATGTCGCGGCAGTCGATGGTCTCGACGATGATCTCCGGGCATCGCACCTTCAAGGACGACCTGCCGGAATGA
- a CDS encoding HypC/HybG/HupF family hydrogenase formation chaperone produces MCLGIPMKIVLIDGIAARATGDEGTALIDLSLTPEARVGDWVLTHLGHARSLISAPEALLISEALRGLRAVMQGGSAGDAFADLDNREPALPPHLEAARRAGRKTA; encoded by the coding sequence ATGTGCCTGGGCATCCCGATGAAGATCGTCTTGATCGACGGCATCGCCGCACGGGCAACGGGCGACGAGGGCACCGCATTGATCGACCTGTCGCTGACCCCCGAGGCGCGCGTGGGCGACTGGGTGCTGACCCATCTCGGCCATGCCCGCTCGTTGATCTCGGCGCCCGAGGCGCTGCTCATCTCCGAGGCCCTGCGCGGCCTTCGGGCAGTGATGCAGGGCGGCAGCGCCGGCGACGCCTTTGCCGACCTGGACAACCGCGAGCCGGCTCTGCCGCCGCATCTCGAAGCGGCCCGGCGCGCCGGCCGCAAAACCGCCTGA